The Flavobacterium praedii genome window below encodes:
- a CDS encoding cytochrome c oxidase subunit 3 — protein METLKINYKSIYYPPGGILMWIIIFLELLTFGMALVAFVYYGRENATVFHQSRMQLNANFGVVNTVFLLTSGFFMANAVHQFKESNIQKSSVFFNLAMLGGFLFLALKGIEYYHKIESGISLDTNMFYTFYWLLTGFHVIHVIMGLVILAWTNYGMTKNNSDTVVEDVEACAAFWHMCDLIWLLVFPVLYLIF, from the coding sequence ATGGAAACCTTAAAAATAAATTACAAAAGCATTTATTATCCGCCAGGAGGAATATTGATGTGGATTATTATTTTTCTCGAGTTGTTGACTTTCGGAATGGCATTAGTTGCTTTTGTCTATTATGGAAGAGAAAACGCAACGGTTTTTCATCAGTCTAGAATGCAATTAAATGCCAATTTTGGTGTTGTAAATACTGTTTTCCTATTAACTAGCGGTTTTTTTATGGCCAATGCAGTACATCAATTTAAGGAAAGTAATATTCAAAAATCGTCAGTGTTCTTTAATTTGGCTATGTTAGGCGGTTTTTTATTCTTGGCACTCAAAGGCATTGAATATTACCATAAAATTGAAAGTGGAATCTCATTAGATACCAATATGTTTTATACTTTTTATTGGTTGTTAACAGGATTTCATGTTATACATGTCATTATGGGATTGGTTATTTTGGCTTGGACAAATTATGGAATGACTAAAAATAATTCAGATACCGTTGTTGAAGATGTTGAAGCTTGTGCTGCCTTTTGGCACATGTGCGATTTGATTTGGCTGTTGGTATTTCCAGTACTTTATTTAATATTTTAA
- a CDS encoding formylglycine-generating enzyme family protein has translation MVTIKKGIYVPLYGTIDKKPVEVSSFIIDVYPVTNSQFLGFLKKNSQYNRSNIKGLFAEKSYLSQWKSDYDFGTANLPNAPVTNVSWFVAKKYCECQGKRLPTMDEWEYVAMADEKRIDARSKEEFNKYILSWYEKPKTYANPVGETFKNYWGVYDMHGLVWEWTSDFNSIFLSGESRKDKATDRNLFCGSGSINASDLMNYAAFMRYGFRASLKANYASRNLGFRCAKNIQK, from the coding sequence ATGGTTACCATAAAAAAGGGGATTTATGTTCCCCTTTATGGTACCATTGATAAAAAACCAGTAGAAGTAAGCTCTTTTATTATTGATGTTTATCCCGTTACTAATAGTCAATTTTTGGGATTTTTAAAAAAAAACTCACAATACAATCGTTCAAATATAAAAGGACTCTTTGCCGAAAAAAGCTACTTATCACAATGGAAAAGTGATTATGATTTTGGTACTGCTAATCTGCCCAATGCTCCAGTGACAAATGTTTCTTGGTTTGTGGCAAAGAAGTATTGTGAATGTCAAGGAAAAAGATTACCCACTATGGACGAATGGGAATATGTAGCAATGGCAGATGAAAAACGTATTGATGCCAGAAGCAAAGAAGAATTTAATAAATACATACTGTCATGGTATGAGAAACCTAAAACGTATGCAAATCCAGTGGGAGAAACATTTAAAAACTATTGGGGTGTTTATGATATGCATGGATTAGTTTGGGAATGGACTTCAGATTTTAATAGTATTTTTTTATCTGGAGAATCAAGAAAGGATAAAGCTACAGATAGAAATCTTTTTTGTGGAAGTGGTTCAATCAATGCATCAGATCTAATGAATTATGCTGCTTTTATGCGTTATGGTTTCCGAGCTAGTTTAAAAGCAAATTATGCGTCAAGAAACTTAGGCTTTCGTTGCGCAAAAAATATTCAAAAATAA
- a CDS encoding c-type cytochrome: MKKFITTIAIFGFAIHGFSQNVDKGKAVYAKTCIACHQATGSGIPGAFPPLAKSDYLNADVNRAIKQVIKGSNAPITVNGKKYTTPMPPQVLNDQEIADVLTYVYASWGNKKTIITLAMVKAQRK, encoded by the coding sequence ATGAAAAAGTTTATTACTACAATTGCAATATTTGGATTTGCAATACATGGATTCAGCCAAAATGTAGATAAAGGTAAAGCAGTCTATGCCAAAACTTGTATAGCATGTCATCAAGCTACAGGTAGTGGAATTCCTGGAGCATTCCCACCATTAGCAAAATCAGATTATTTAAATGCTGATGTGAATCGTGCTATTAAGCAAGTTATTAAAGGGTCTAATGCACCGATCACAGTTAACGGCAAAAAGTATACTACTCCTATGCCTCCTCAAGTTCTTAATGATCAAGAAATAGCAGACGTATTGACTTATGTATATGCTAGTTGGGGAAATAAAAAAACAATAATTACTCTTGCAATGGTTAAAGCACAAAGAAAATAA
- the nirK gene encoding copper-containing nitrite reductase, with translation MKPTQQKGKRFKIVLAVCLTFSLGLLAFNHYTSGSDADSNKYIKVEGQQEAELTSPPLVPKPIGSREATKLVVHLEIKELEGEMVDGTKYTYWTFGGSVPGSFIRTRVGDEVEFHLENHPDNKLSHNIDLHAVTGQGGGAASSLVAPGHEKVFNFKTLNPGLYVYHCATAPVGMHIANGMYGLILVEPEGGLPPVDKEYYVMQGDFYTQGKYGDQGLQAFDMNKAVKEEPDYVVFNGKVGSLTGDKAITAKVGETVRIYMGNGGPNLVSSFHVIGEIFDKVFIEGGDMINRNVQTTMIPAGGAAIVEFKVDVPGTFILVDHSIFRAFNKGALGMLKVEGPADKTIYSGTTEEGIYLPEGGTIQTMPKAKDVAKAKVALTVPEQIAAGKAIFSTTCFACHQSEGQGIPGAFPPLAKSDYLNANPKRAIDVVTKGLSGEITVNGKKINSVMPSQNLTDDEIANVLTYVYNSWGNNKTVVTPAMVKAQKSQSEH, from the coding sequence ATGAAACCAACACAACAAAAAGGCAAACGATTCAAAATTGTTTTAGCAGTATGCTTAACATTTTCGTTAGGATTATTAGCATTCAATCATTATACTTCGGGTAGTGATGCTGATAGTAACAAGTATATCAAAGTCGAAGGACAACAAGAGGCCGAATTAACATCGCCTCCATTAGTTCCTAAACCAATAGGAAGTAGAGAGGCTACTAAATTGGTTGTCCATTTAGAGATTAAAGAATTAGAAGGAGAAATGGTCGATGGAACCAAATATACATACTGGACATTTGGAGGCTCTGTTCCAGGAAGCTTTATCAGAACTCGAGTTGGGGATGAGGTAGAGTTTCACTTAGAAAATCACCCGGACAATAAGTTGTCTCACAATATTGATTTGCATGCAGTAACTGGACAAGGTGGGGGAGCGGCATCGTCATTAGTAGCACCAGGTCATGAAAAAGTGTTTAATTTTAAAACTTTAAATCCTGGTTTGTACGTGTATCATTGCGCTACTGCACCGGTTGGAATGCACATTGCTAACGGAATGTATGGTTTGATTTTGGTTGAACCAGAAGGAGGATTGCCTCCAGTGGATAAAGAATACTACGTTATGCAAGGTGATTTCTATACTCAAGGTAAGTATGGAGATCAAGGGTTACAAGCTTTCGATATGAACAAAGCGGTGAAAGAAGAGCCAGATTATGTTGTATTTAATGGTAAAGTAGGTTCTTTAACAGGAGACAAAGCGATTACTGCTAAAGTAGGGGAGACCGTTCGTATCTATATGGGTAACGGTGGACCTAACTTAGTTTCATCTTTTCACGTCATTGGAGAGATTTTTGATAAAGTTTTTATCGAAGGAGGGGATATGATAAATAGAAATGTTCAAACAACAATGATTCCTGCAGGAGGAGCTGCCATAGTAGAATTTAAAGTTGACGTACCAGGCACTTTTATTTTAGTAGATCATTCTATTTTTAGAGCTTTTAATAAAGGAGCTTTGGGTATGTTAAAAGTAGAAGGCCCTGCAGACAAAACCATTTATTCTGGAACTACAGAAGAAGGAATTTATTTGCCAGAAGGAGGAACCATTCAAACCATGCCAAAAGCAAAAGATGTTGCAAAAGCAAAAGTTGCATTAACCGTGCCCGAACAAATTGCGGCAGGTAAGGCCATTTTTAGTACTACTTGTTTTGCTTGTCATCAATCTGAAGGGCAAGGAATTCCTGGTGCTTTTCCTCCTTTGGCAAAATCAGATTATTTAAATGCGAACCCAAAACGAGCAATAGATGTTGTGACAAAAGGTTTAAGTGGAGAAATTACAGTAAATGGTAAAAAAATAAACAGTGTGATGCCTAGTCAAAACTTAACTGATGATGAAATTGCCAATGTGTTAACCTATGTTTACAATAGTTGGGGCAATAATAAAACAGTTGTTACGCCTGCGATGGTAAAAGCACAAAAAAGTCAATCCGAACATTAA
- a CDS encoding DUF438 domain-containing protein — translation MKITTMTKTANTTALPDGHPIWIYFQEKQIIENLLEEIKAVNPLIDLPKYTNIFNQLLTIEKRFARKENQLFPFLEKKGWVGPSQGMWSFHDNLREQFRLIQYYLKMNNPERIETNTPFLIDGIYRLMNVEENVLFPNALELLAENDWIEMRKGEEEIGWMLSQTPPPFLKEEYIHPSEDFTVRELPFSLENTSQYDEGYMTVEQVNLLFRTMPLDLTYVDENDKVIFYNRGEERVFPRSAGIIGREVKFCHPPKSVGTVLKILDEFRKGTQNESSFWINYKERLIYIRYFAVRDANKNYKGVIEMSQDITDIKKIEGEKRLLDWE, via the coding sequence ATGAAAATAACTACAATGACAAAAACAGCCAATACCACAGCACTACCCGATGGACATCCTATTTGGATTTACTTTCAAGAAAAACAAATTATAGAAAATCTTTTGGAAGAAATTAAAGCGGTAAATCCGTTGATAGATTTGCCAAAATACACCAATATATTCAATCAGTTGCTTACGATAGAAAAACGTTTTGCTCGAAAAGAAAATCAGCTTTTTCCTTTTTTGGAAAAAAAAGGCTGGGTTGGACCTTCGCAGGGAATGTGGTCATTTCATGATAATTTGAGAGAACAATTTCGTTTGATTCAGTATTATCTCAAAATGAATAATCCCGAAAGAATTGAAACAAACACTCCTTTTTTGATAGATGGAATTTACCGATTGATGAATGTAGAAGAAAACGTGCTGTTCCCAAATGCATTAGAACTTTTAGCTGAAAACGATTGGATAGAAATGCGCAAAGGAGAAGAAGAAATTGGCTGGATGCTATCACAAACGCCACCGCCTTTCCTAAAAGAGGAATACATTCATCCATCCGAAGATTTTACCGTTAGGGAATTGCCTTTTTCATTAGAAAACACTTCTCAATATGACGAGGGATATATGACTGTCGAACAGGTAAATCTACTTTTTAGAACCATGCCGCTTGATTTGACTTATGTGGACGAAAATGACAAAGTTATTTTCTACAATAGAGGAGAAGAACGGGTATTTCCTAGAAGTGCAGGAATCATTGGTCGTGAGGTTAAATTTTGCCACCCACCAAAAAGCGTAGGAACTGTTCTTAAAATCTTGGATGAATTTAGAAAAGGAACCCAAAATGAGTCTTCTTTTTGGATAAACTATAAGGAGCGCCTGATTTACATTCGTTATTTTGCTGTAAGGGATGCTAACAAAAATTACAAGGGTGTGATCGAAATGTCTCAGGATATTACAGACATCAAAAAAATTGAAGGCGAAAAACGTTTATTGGATTGGGAGTAA
- a CDS encoding SCO family protein: MKKIILGLGIILLGLQSCNSNKNQKNITDNNAIISNKITDLSIYNLPSKWTNQDGMQIEMKDLKGKVLVMVMIYTSCKSACPRLVADMRNIESRLPANIKDNVKLVLVSIDPEVDTPERLKSFSVENKMDGNQWVFLRSTEENTREFAAVLSVNYKKVSPMDFSHSNIISVFNAEGELAYQQEGLGVNSDETILKITEQAEKLN; the protein is encoded by the coding sequence ATGAAAAAAATAATTTTAGGATTAGGAATAATTCTATTAGGATTGCAAAGTTGTAATTCTAATAAAAATCAAAAAAATATTACGGATAACAATGCCATTATTTCAAATAAAATAACGGATTTATCAATTTATAATTTGCCCTCAAAGTGGACCAACCAAGATGGAATGCAAATTGAAATGAAAGATTTGAAAGGCAAAGTGTTAGTGATGGTTATGATTTATACTTCATGTAAATCAGCTTGTCCCAGATTGGTTGCTGATATGCGAAATATTGAATCCCGTTTGCCCGCGAATATCAAAGATAATGTAAAACTTGTTTTGGTAAGTATTGATCCCGAGGTCGATACCCCTGAACGACTAAAATCATTTTCTGTTGAAAATAAAATGGATGGAAATCAATGGGTTTTTCTTCGTTCAACAGAAGAAAATACAAGAGAATTTGCAGCGGTATTGTCTGTGAATTATAAAAAAGTTTCCCCCATGGATTTTTCACATTCAAATATAATTAGTGTTTTTAATGCTGAAGGAGAATTAGCATATCAACAAGAAGGATTG
- a CDS encoding cytochrome C oxidase subunit IV family protein, whose product MRKSLLFVYGILIVLTLTTAFIVNSMMISTFVVSLIMGLSISKFLLVAFQFMELKKANSFWKVSLSVTIGLIVLLIIFL is encoded by the coding sequence ATGAGAAAATCACTATTATTTGTATACGGAATTTTGATAGTACTCACTTTAACTACGGCTTTTATAGTCAATTCCATGATGATTTCAACTTTTGTAGTGTCGTTAATAATGGGATTGTCCATTTCTAAATTTCTGCTTGTGGCTTTTCAATTCATGGAATTAAAAAAAGCAAATTCGTTTTGGAAAGTAAGTTTGAGCGTTACTATAGGACTAATTGTATTACTTATTATTTTTTTATAA